The Mucilaginibacter yixingensis genome window below encodes:
- the cdaA gene encoding diadenylate cyclase CdaA, with translation MLLLKFSPNFFSVLDILLVAVILYQLYNLVKGTIAVNILIGLGVIYLILLGLVSLDKDNMPMTGKILSNLQSVGIVAIVVVFQQEIRRFLLLVGKNASLQRNREWWMYFFGKKKVEKNNYARIKPIIDACKSMKQTRTGALIVFVKYYDEQFYQNSCEVLEAKISKRLLESIFQKHSPLHDGAVVIAGNKIKSASCILPLTDKTDLPAQFGLRHRAGIGVTESNDATAIIVSEETGEISYAKHGRVKINISFAELEKLLNKDF, from the coding sequence TTGCTACTGCTAAAATTCTCGCCTAACTTCTTCAGTGTATTAGATATACTGCTGGTGGCCGTTATTCTTTACCAGCTTTATAACCTGGTAAAAGGCACCATTGCTGTCAATATTCTGATTGGTTTAGGGGTAATTTACCTGATACTGCTGGGCCTGGTGAGTCTTGATAAAGACAACATGCCGATGACAGGCAAAATTCTGAGCAACCTGCAAAGTGTGGGTATTGTGGCCATTGTGGTGGTGTTTCAGCAGGAGATTCGACGGTTTTTATTGCTGGTGGGTAAAAATGCTTCGCTGCAGCGCAATCGCGAGTGGTGGATGTATTTCTTTGGCAAAAAGAAGGTAGAGAAAAACAACTACGCCCGCATTAAGCCAATTATTGATGCCTGCAAAAGCATGAAGCAAACCCGAACGGGCGCGCTAATTGTATTTGTGAAATACTACGACGAGCAATTTTACCAGAACAGCTGCGAAGTGCTCGAAGCCAAGATCTCTAAACGGTTACTAGAAAGTATTTTCCAGAAGCATAGCCCGCTGCATGATGGGGCGGTGGTGATTGCCGGTAACAAAATTAAATCTGCCAGCTGTATTTTACCACTGACTGATAAAACAGACCTTCCAGCCCAGTTCGGTCTGCGTCACCGCGCCGGTATCGGAGTAACCGAAAGTAATGATGCTACGGCCATCATCGTTTCAGAAGAAACCGGCGAAATATCCTACGCCAAACACGGCCGCGTAAAGATCAACATCAGCTTTGCTGAATTAGAGAAACTGCTGAATAAGGATTTTTAA
- a CDS encoding TerC/Alx family metal homeostasis membrane protein, producing the protein MPSEILFIGGFVLFIFFMMAADLGLFGKSEKPVSLKQAGITSAIWVSFALVFYALIYNYGHLLHHVDSFERLQQINIDHQHRLQLNPADFQGGLKMYRKNLALEFITGYVVEYALSVDNIFVIVLIFTAFAVQQRYYHKVLLWGIIGAVAMRFLFIFVGAALIAKFHWVLYLFGVFLVYTGVMMFVNRNKEDEIDPEHHPVVKFASKYFAVHPKFEGGKFFIKINKKKLITPLFLVLMIIEVTDLIFAVDSIPAIFSVTKDPYIVFFSNIFAIMGLRSMFFLLVNIIDKFHYLKTGLAVLLAFIGAKMLVGEYAEHIGLTTFRSLLVILGILVISVVASLMFPQKKETAH; encoded by the coding sequence ATGCCGAGCGAGATACTGTTTATTGGTGGCTTTGTGCTGTTCATCTTTTTTATGATGGCGGCAGATCTGGGCCTTTTCGGCAAGTCTGAAAAGCCGGTATCACTAAAACAGGCTGGTATTACCAGTGCCATATGGGTGTCGTTTGCGCTGGTGTTTTACGCGCTGATCTACAATTACGGTCACCTGCTGCATCATGTAGATAGCTTTGAGCGTCTGCAGCAAATCAACATTGATCACCAGCATCGCCTTCAACTTAACCCGGCCGATTTTCAGGGTGGTCTGAAAATGTATCGCAAAAACCTGGCACTGGAGTTTATTACCGGTTATGTGGTAGAGTACGCGCTCTCGGTTGATAACATCTTCGTCATCGTGCTCATCTTTACCGCCTTTGCCGTGCAGCAGCGTTATTACCACAAGGTGCTGCTTTGGGGTATTATTGGCGCGGTGGCCATGCGTTTCCTGTTCATATTTGTAGGTGCCGCGCTGATTGCCAAGTTCCATTGGGTGCTCTACCTGTTCGGCGTGTTCCTGGTTTATACCGGGGTAATGATGTTTGTGAACCGCAATAAAGAAGATGAGATAGATCCTGAACATCACCCGGTGGTTAAGTTCGCCTCCAAATATTTTGCGGTACACCCCAAATTTGAGGGCGGTAAATTCTTCATCAAGATCAACAAGAAAAAACTGATCACACCGCTGTTCCTGGTGCTGATGATTATCGAGGTAACCGATCTGATCTTCGCGGTTGACTCTATTCCCGCTATTTTTTCGGTAACTAAAGATCCTTATATCGTATTCTTCTCCAACATATTTGCCATTATGGGCCTGCGCTCTATGTTCTTCCTGCTGGTGAATATTATTGATAAATTCCACTACCTTAAAACCGGTCTGGCCGTGCTGCTGGCCTTTATTGGTGCCAAGATGCTGGTAGGCGAGTATGCCGAGCATATTGGTTTAACCACCTTCCGTTCGTTACTGGTTATCCTCGGTATTCTGGTGATCAGCGTGGTGGCATCGTTAATGTTTCCACAGAAGAAAGAAACAGCGCACTAG
- a CDS encoding sugar kinase, which produces MISKVLCFGELLLRVSPAPQNEKDAEKHPFYLYMGGAEANVATALAGWGVPVKYCTALPANFMSSHIIDYLEYKGIFTSSILMSGDRIGVYYLERGADLKGSVVYDRAGSSFSALKPGMIDWDKVFRDVSWFNFTAISPALGWDVAQVCLEAVKAASAKGIKISCDLNYRSRLWKYGKEPAEVMPALVEYCDFVMGNIWSANTLLGTSIDADIHGKKQKQAYLDHAELTSKEIMAKFPKVKTVANTFRFDSEADHTLYYTTLYHDQKLLHSPEFTCGAVVDRSGSGDCFMAGLIYGFYHHNEPQDILNYATAAAFGKLQEQGDATEQDVLMVKRVTSND; this is translated from the coding sequence ATGATCAGCAAAGTATTATGTTTCGGTGAACTGTTGTTGCGAGTTTCACCGGCTCCCCAGAATGAAAAAGATGCAGAGAAACACCCCTTCTACCTTTATATGGGTGGCGCGGAAGCTAACGTGGCCACGGCATTGGCTGGTTGGGGCGTGCCCGTAAAATATTGTACAGCGCTGCCCGCTAACTTTATGTCGTCGCACATTATAGACTACCTGGAGTATAAGGGCATTTTTACATCGTCCATCTTAATGAGCGGCGATAGAATTGGCGTTTATTACCTGGAGCGCGGTGCCGATTTGAAAGGCAGCGTGGTTTACGACAGGGCCGGTTCTTCATTCTCAGCACTCAAGCCGGGAATGATTGACTGGGATAAAGTTTTCAGAGATGTATCCTGGTTTAATTTCACGGCTATTAGTCCGGCGCTGGGCTGGGATGTTGCCCAGGTGTGCCTGGAGGCCGTTAAAGCTGCATCAGCAAAAGGTATAAAAATTTCTTGTGATCTCAATTATCGCTCACGTCTCTGGAAATACGGCAAGGAACCGGCTGAGGTGATGCCGGCCCTGGTAGAATATTGTGACTTTGTTATGGGCAATATTTGGAGCGCCAATACGCTGCTGGGCACCAGCATTGATGCAGACATTCACGGGAAAAAGCAAAAGCAAGCCTACCTGGATCATGCAGAGCTGACCTCGAAAGAAATTATGGCCAAGTTTCCAAAGGTGAAGACCGTGGCCAACACCTTCCGCTTTGATAGCGAGGCCGATCATACACTGTATTATACAACCCTGTATCATGATCAAAAACTGCTCCACTCACCAGAGTTTACCTGCGGCGCGGTAGTTGACCGCTCCGGTAGCGGCGATTGCTTTATGGCTGGCCTGATCTACGGCTTCTATCATCATAACGAGCCCCAGGATATACTGAACTATGCCACCGCCGCCGCCTTTGGCAAATTGCAAGAGCAAGGAGATGCCACCGAGCAAGATGTGCTGATGGTGAAAAGAGTGACTTCTAATGATTGA
- a CDS encoding polyprenyl synthetase family protein, producing the protein MLSINEIKKPIAADIEVFEERFKGAMQSSVPLLDRITHYIVKRKGKQIRPMFVFFSASLCGGITEATHRGAALVELLHTATLVHDDVVDNSYQRRGFFSINALWKNKIAVLVGDYLLSKGLLLSIEHQDFDILRIVSEAVKQMSEGELLQVEKVRRMDVDEPVYYDVIRQKTASLIASCCACGAASAGADAETIEKMRLFGEKIGIAFQIKDDMFDFGTDDVGKPLGIDIKEKKVTLPLIYALKNCEPAERKRIINLVKNHYEENDKIAEIIAFVKRTGGLEYAETQMKRYQDDAFEILNTFPPGDARTGLEQLVRFTTERNK; encoded by the coding sequence ATGCTGAGCATCAACGAGATTAAAAAACCCATTGCTGCCGATATAGAGGTTTTTGAAGAGCGCTTTAAAGGCGCCATGCAAAGCTCAGTCCCGCTGTTGGATAGAATTACCCATTACATTGTAAAGCGTAAAGGCAAGCAGATCAGGCCCATGTTTGTGTTCTTTTCTGCCAGCTTGTGCGGCGGCATTACAGAGGCCACCCACCGTGGTGCTGCCCTGGTAGAACTGCTGCATACAGCCACCCTGGTGCATGACGACGTGGTAGACAACTCCTACCAACGCCGTGGCTTCTTCTCTATCAACGCCTTGTGGAAAAACAAAATAGCCGTACTGGTGGGCGATTACCTGCTGTCTAAAGGCCTGCTGCTATCTATCGAGCATCAGGATTTTGATATCCTGCGTATCGTGTCTGAAGCTGTGAAGCAGATGAGTGAGGGCGAGTTGCTGCAGGTAGAAAAAGTGCGCCGCATGGATGTAGATGAGCCGGTGTATTATGATGTGATCCGCCAGAAAACGGCTTCATTAATTGCCTCTTGCTGTGCCTGTGGGGCCGCGTCTGCAGGAGCCGACGCAGAGACGATTGAGAAAATGCGCCTGTTTGGCGAGAAGATAGGCATCGCTTTCCAGATCAAAGACGATATGTTTGATTTTGGTACCGATGATGTAGGTAAGCCACTGGGCATTGATATCAAAGAAAAGAAAGTTACGCTGCCGCTGATCTACGCGCTCAAAAACTGCGAGCCGGCTGAACGCAAGCGCATCATCAACCTGGTAAAAAACCATTACGAGGAAAACGATAAGATTGCCGAGATCATCGCCTTTGTAAAACGTACCGGCGGACTGGAATATGCCGAAACCCAGATGAAACGCTACCAGGATGATGCCTTTGAAATACTAAACACCTTCCCTCCGGGCGATGCACGCACCGGTTTGGAGCAGCTGGTAAGATTTACTACAGAAAGAAACAAATAA
- a CDS encoding HAD family phosphatase, with the protein MTTPVKAFIFDLGMVLIDWNPYHLYRQLFDNDADIHTFLTTICTMDWNEEQDMGRPIKEGTELLVAQYPEHEANIRAYYGRWDEMLGGPIAGTVEIFNSLKASGQYKLYALSNWSAETFGIAQERYGFLNEFDGVVISGVEKTRKPFPDFYQILLNRYQLQPAECLFIDDNLRNVLAARELGIDSIHFVGAENLAEELGNRNITL; encoded by the coding sequence ATGACAACTCCTGTAAAAGCCTTCATTTTTGACCTGGGCATGGTGCTCATTGACTGGAACCCCTATCACCTGTACCGTCAACTATTTGATAACGATGCCGATATCCACACTTTTCTAACAACCATTTGCACCATGGACTGGAACGAAGAGCAGGATATGGGCCGCCCCATTAAAGAAGGCACCGAGTTACTGGTTGCCCAATATCCCGAGCACGAAGCCAACATCCGCGCCTACTACGGCCGCTGGGATGAGATGCTGGGGGGACCAATTGCCGGTACCGTTGAAATTTTTAACAGCTTGAAGGCAAGCGGTCAGTATAAACTCTATGCACTCAGCAACTGGTCGGCAGAAACGTTTGGTATTGCGCAGGAACGTTATGGCTTTTTGAATGAGTTTGATGGCGTAGTGATATCTGGTGTGGAGAAAACCCGCAAACCTTTTCCTGATTTTTACCAGATCCTGCTGAACCGTTATCAGCTTCAGCCCGCTGAATGTTTGTTTATTGATGATAACCTGCGCAACGTTTTAGCAGCGCGTGAGCTGGGTATTGATTCGATCCATTTTGTAGGCGCGGAGAATTTGGCGGAAGAGCTGGGTAATCGAAATATCACTCTTTAA
- a CDS encoding TonB-dependent receptor has product MSFSNQLSLSANPWRQKKQLITRCFSLCMVFVLMAAQVFAQATKTVSGTVRDDHGQSVPGVTVSVKGTTTGTVTDIQGHYSLKVSGNATLVFSSIGYLSVEEAINNRATINVTLKDSEKSLNEVVVIGYGTVKKKDLTGAVASVSGKDIAATPVTNVAQALQGKLPGVSIVSQDGRPNADVAIRVRGGTSITQSNQPLVLIDGQPGTIGDVPGDQVESIDVLKDASSTAIYGTRGANGVILITTKAAKAGKTVVTYNGYVKINTPTKYLQALNPYDYLKYVWANAAANGAAYQTPFEKYYGLGANSGANTGGINSYQGLATDDPQKQVYHQSTSWNHALTLSGGTDKTKMLFSTTYADEQGMKVNSYLKRLTANFKLSHKIADNLTFDLNTRYTSTPIVDDEGTSSGSGSLLSSAYRFRPIATDHVLGDKTALLTGNIEQYGKNSMWDMYNPAVRAADFDPYSITDGIASIQSLTWGIIKGLTYHTDFNVTKSWGQRKYWSGAIYNATYTDDSGNKLYAGNVDYRKTDSWSLRWTNTLNYEFNINKIHNFSVLAGQEVSNSGGTGLATTATYFPANYTEATAFANINQYDKTKGLLTTTSSVSVPNRILSYFGRANYSLLDRYLVTVTFRADASSHFPPANRWGYFPAAALAWRVTEEKFMKNVKWLDYLKVRASFGEVGNDLNSSGLWTQTWASVTDQRLNYDLGHQPQAAYDYTNSTTLANLNLKWETTITRDLGFDFTLFGDKLSGTVDVYHNTTKDLLLQTVIPGITGFSTTYANVGQTSNKGVEISLSGTIFKSKDWRVSASGNINFNKNNVDQLAPSVTGLYGTSWASSASYPTQDYVLKVGNPVGLVRGFTYTGYYTPADFNYSNGVYTLKPGVPDLGTFQGVTHGLTTADKPSTQVAYPGLPKYKDLNGDGKIDDNDVSVIGNMNPKHTGGFNLSAGYKNIDLSLNFNWSYGNQVYNVNKLASLYGNKEAGVYENKLSIVNNAYKIYDVVNGSLVRLSTPDQLNAANGNASLPLGYSEGGVTSTLGIEDGSFLRLNTLTLGYTVPKKVLTRAKISNLRIYGSIYNVFTITGYSGLDPEVNTNLSANSVYPTPGFDFGTYPRARSFVIGVNLNF; this is encoded by the coding sequence ATGAGTTTTTCTAACCAATTATCATTAAGCGCCAACCCCTGGCGACAAAAAAAACAACTCATTACACGATGCTTTTCGCTCTGCATGGTGTTTGTGTTGATGGCCGCGCAGGTGTTTGCGCAGGCAACCAAAACGGTGAGTGGTACAGTGCGTGATGATCACGGACAATCTGTTCCTGGTGTTACCGTAAGTGTTAAAGGCACTACTACCGGAACCGTTACCGATATTCAGGGCCATTACAGCCTGAAAGTTAGCGGAAATGCTACGCTGGTATTTTCGTCTATAGGCTATTTGTCGGTAGAAGAAGCAATTAACAACCGTGCCACTATTAACGTTACGCTGAAGGACTCAGAAAAAAGTCTGAATGAAGTAGTTGTTATTGGTTACGGCACCGTTAAAAAGAAAGATTTGACCGGTGCGGTAGCCTCAGTAAGTGGTAAAGACATTGCCGCTACACCGGTTACCAACGTGGCGCAAGCCTTACAAGGCAAGCTGCCAGGTGTAAGCATCGTATCGCAAGACGGTCGTCCGAATGCAGACGTCGCCATTCGCGTACGCGGCGGTACCTCAATTACACAAAGTAATCAGCCACTGGTTTTGATTGACGGTCAGCCAGGTACGATTGGTGACGTACCGGGAGACCAGGTGGAGTCAATCGACGTGCTGAAAGATGCATCTTCAACCGCAATTTATGGTACCCGCGGTGCTAACGGTGTAATTTTAATTACTACCAAAGCGGCAAAAGCAGGTAAAACTGTGGTTACTTATAACGGCTACGTTAAAATTAATACGCCAACCAAATATCTGCAGGCATTAAACCCTTATGATTATTTGAAATATGTTTGGGCCAACGCAGCAGCCAACGGCGCAGCTTACCAAACACCATTTGAGAAATACTATGGCCTGGGTGCCAATAGCGGTGCTAATACCGGTGGTATTAACAGCTATCAGGGTTTGGCTACAGATGATCCGCAGAAACAAGTGTATCATCAATCTACTTCATGGAACCATGCGTTAACCTTATCTGGCGGTACAGACAAAACCAAAATGTTGTTCTCTACCACTTATGCTGATGAGCAGGGTATGAAGGTGAACTCTTACCTTAAACGTTTAACCGCTAACTTTAAATTGAGCCACAAGATTGCAGACAATCTTACCTTTGATTTAAATACCCGTTACACCAGCACGCCAATTGTTGATGATGAGGGTACCAGCAGCGGCAGCGGTTCTTTACTGTCATCTGCTTACCGTTTCCGTCCAATTGCAACCGACCACGTTTTGGGTGATAAAACTGCATTGCTGACAGGTAACATTGAGCAGTATGGTAAAAACTCTATGTGGGATATGTATAACCCTGCAGTGCGTGCGGCAGATTTTGATCCATATTCTATTACCGATGGTATTGCGTCAATCCAATCTTTAACCTGGGGCATTATTAAAGGACTAACCTATCATACCGATTTCAACGTAACCAAATCATGGGGCCAGCGCAAATACTGGTCAGGCGCTATCTATAACGCTACTTATACTGATGATAGCGGTAATAAACTGTACGCCGGTAACGTTGACTACCGCAAAACTGATAGCTGGTCTTTACGCTGGACCAACACCCTGAACTATGAATTTAACATTAACAAAATTCATAACTTCAGTGTATTGGCCGGTCAGGAAGTTTCTAACTCGGGCGGTACAGGTTTAGCTACAACAGCAACCTATTTCCCTGCCAACTATACTGAGGCAACAGCTTTTGCCAACATCAACCAATACGATAAAACTAAAGGCTTGCTAACAACCACATCAAGCGTATCAGTTCCAAACCGTATTCTTTCTTACTTCGGTCGTGCTAACTATTCATTGCTTGACCGTTATCTGGTTACTGTAACATTCCGTGCTGATGCTTCTTCTCACTTCCCGCCAGCCAATCGTTGGGGATATTTCCCTGCAGCGGCTTTGGCCTGGAGAGTTACCGAAGAAAAATTCATGAAGAATGTTAAATGGTTGGATTACCTGAAAGTACGTGCATCATTTGGTGAGGTAGGTAATGACCTTAACAGCTCTGGCTTGTGGACTCAAACCTGGGCATCTGTTACAGACCAGCGTTTAAATTATGATCTGGGTCATCAGCCTCAGGCTGCTTATGACTATACCAACTCTACCACACTGGCCAACCTGAATTTGAAATGGGAAACCACCATTACCCGCGATTTGGGTTTTGACTTTACCCTGTTTGGCGACAAGCTGTCTGGTACTGTAGATGTATATCATAACACTACTAAAGACCTGTTGCTGCAAACCGTTATTCCGGGTATTACCGGTTTCTCTACCACTTATGCTAACGTGGGTCAAACCAGTAATAAAGGTGTGGAGATCTCTTTATCTGGAACGATATTTAAATCAAAAGACTGGAGAGTTTCTGCAAGCGGTAACATCAACTTTAACAAAAACAACGTAGATCAACTTGCGCCAAGCGTTACCGGTTTATATGGTACCAGCTGGGCAAGCAGCGCCAGCTACCCAACTCAGGATTATGTGCTGAAAGTAGGAAACCCGGTTGGCTTGGTAAGAGGTTTTACTTATACCGGTTATTATACACCGGCTGATTTTAATTATAGCAATGGTGTATATACACTGAAACCAGGTGTGCCAGATTTGGGCACCTTCCAGGGCGTTACCCACGGTTTAACTACTGCTGATAAGCCATCTACACAGGTTGCTTACCCAGGCTTACCAAAATACAAAGACCTGAACGGTGACGGTAAAATTGACGATAACGACGTATCTGTTATTGGTAACATGAACCCTAAACATACCGGTGGTTTCAACCTTTCTGCAGGTTATAAAAATATTGACCTGAGCTTAAACTTTAACTGGAGCTACGGTAACCAGGTTTATAACGTAAACAAACTGGCATCACTGTACGGTAACAAAGAAGCCGGTGTTTATGAAAACAAACTGTCAATCGTAAACAATGCCTATAAAATTTATGATGTGGTTAATGGCAGCCTGGTGCGCTTATCAACCCCAGATCAGTTAAATGCAGCAAATGGCAATGCTTCTTTGCCATTGGGTTATAGCGAAGGCGGTGTTACCTCAACATTGGGTATTGAAGATGGCTCATTCCTGCGTTTAAATACGCTTACTTTAGGTTATACTGTACCTAAAAAGGTATTAACCAGAGCAAAAATCAGCAACCTGCGTATCTACGGTAGCATCTATAACGTATTCACCATCACCGGTTACAGCGGTTTAGATCCGGAAGTAAACACCAACCTGTCGGCTAACTCAGTTTATCCAACTCCAGGGTTTGACTTTGGTACCTATCCGCGTGCCCGTTCATTCGTAATAGGCGTTAACCTTAATTTCTAA
- a CDS encoding RagB/SusD family nutrient uptake outer membrane protein: MKKIATYITGLALCLSLSQCKKSFLDATSPSNLDDQFVTSTTTETFKTLSWCYANYRQNCVMGTYRWNDPIGSDAETYPEQGSTNNINAIGRSDLLPIDAQSGGFNALYSTAARAIKIAQIIAAKPQYQADVAAGKTTDWTQLYGEAITIKALCYFDLIKHFGDVPYGYENTYTDNYTITSRFTIYDNLISDLKKVEANMYPLGSGGITAERCSRTYADALIGQLAMFSGGYQTIRTDIAGLYGNVAFTNKGTQANGCVYARRNDYLNYYTLAETWLQNAITNKGTAHLLTADTRAASVANNPFQLVFQSFMDLKVGDESVFELGNYQGGSPATSSEYAYAFGRPSEGGTATAAPPKVFDALRIIPTVYYGDFIKADKRRDVTVAVTGSNGDGNERMISFVPGNKTTGGLAINKWDENRMSPPYTTTSRQSGINWTMLRLADVILMLAETKAEQGKTDAVGLVNQIRERAFGSAKYDIGALSGQALKDAVAQERKLELMGEGTRRWDMIRNGTYSERAMAVRQDMQNMYNGLRANGYYTFPNGNTISNYIWIKAVTLTNPLTYDCTDTTNLATYPAWRGQYNYSTIAGLKVVGTTHNLSIQGMYRYIDPAGPEAIALQAAGYVKTNWGIDIVNNYATYQTNILSGITSATDAPRIYWPIPSSTVAQSNGQVTNGYGLANK; encoded by the coding sequence ATGAAAAAGATTGCAACATATATAACCGGATTAGCATTGTGCCTCAGTTTAAGCCAATGCAAGAAATCCTTTCTGGATGCAACATCTCCATCAAATCTGGACGACCAGTTTGTTACCAGTACCACTACAGAAACGTTTAAAACACTTTCATGGTGTTATGCCAACTATCGCCAGAACTGCGTGATGGGAACATACCGCTGGAATGACCCGATTGGCTCTGATGCCGAGACTTATCCGGAACAGGGATCAACCAACAACATCAACGCCATTGGCAGGTCAGACTTATTGCCTATAGACGCCCAGTCAGGCGGTTTTAACGCACTTTACAGCACCGCTGCACGTGCAATTAAAATAGCACAGATTATTGCTGCTAAACCTCAGTATCAGGCTGATGTTGCTGCCGGTAAAACTACCGACTGGACCCAGCTGTATGGCGAGGCTATAACCATTAAGGCTTTATGTTATTTTGATTTGATTAAACACTTTGGTGATGTGCCTTACGGTTACGAGAATACTTATACCGATAACTATACCATAACCTCTCGTTTCACTATTTATGATAACCTGATCAGCGATCTGAAAAAAGTAGAAGCAAACATGTATCCTTTAGGTAGTGGTGGCATTACTGCAGAGCGTTGCTCAAGGACCTATGCCGATGCACTGATTGGCCAGTTGGCAATGTTTTCTGGTGGTTACCAAACCATCCGTACAGATATAGCTGGTTTATATGGCAATGTAGCCTTCACCAACAAAGGTACTCAGGCTAATGGTTGTGTATATGCCCGTCGTAATGATTATCTTAACTATTATACATTGGCTGAAACCTGGCTGCAAAACGCAATTACCAATAAAGGTACTGCGCATTTGTTGACAGCAGATACCAGGGCTGCATCTGTAGCAAACAATCCTTTCCAGTTGGTTTTCCAATCATTTATGGATTTGAAAGTAGGCGACGAATCGGTGTTTGAATTAGGTAACTATCAGGGTGGCTCGCCTGCAACCAGCAGCGAGTACGCTTATGCTTTTGGTCGCCCGTCAGAAGGTGGTACCGCTACCGCTGCTCCTCCAAAGGTGTTTGATGCATTGCGTATTATCCCTACCGTTTATTACGGTGATTTTATCAAAGCTGATAAACGCAGAGACGTAACCGTGGCTGTTACCGGTAGTAATGGTGATGGTAATGAAAGAATGATCTCTTTTGTACCAGGTAATAAAACCACAGGTGGTTTAGCTATTAACAAATGGGACGAAAACCGTATGAGCCCGCCATATACCACAACCTCAAGACAGTCTGGTATTAACTGGACCATGTTGCGATTGGCAGACGTTATTTTGATGCTGGCCGAAACTAAAGCAGAGCAAGGTAAAACCGATGCAGTTGGTTTGGTTAACCAGATCAGAGAGCGTGCTTTCGGTAGCGCCAAATATGATATTGGCGCGCTGTCTGGTCAGGCATTAAAAGATGCGGTGGCACAAGAACGTAAACTGGAGCTAATGGGCGAGGGTACCCGTCGTTGGGATATGATCCGTAACGGTACTTACTCTGAAAGAGCAATGGCTGTACGTCAGGACATGCAAAACATGTATAACGGCTTAAGGGCAAACGGTTATTATACCTTCCCTAATGGCAACACTATATCCAATTACATCTGGATAAAAGCGGTGACTTTAACCAATCCGTTAACTTATGATTGTACCGATACCACCAACCTTGCAACTTACCCGGCATGGCGCGGTCAGTACAATTACAGCACCATTGCAGGTCTTAAAGTAGTGGGTACTACTCACAACCTGTCCATCCAGGGTATGTACCGTTATATTGACCCTGCTGGTCCGGAAGCAATTGCCTTGCAGGCTGCAGGCTATGTTAAAACCAACTGGGGTATTGATATTGTTAACAACTATGCCACTTATCAAACCAATATCCTTTCGGGTATAACTTCTGCTACGGATGCACCGAGAATTTACTGGCCTATACCATCATCAACGGTGGCCCAATCAAATGGGCAAGTGACCAATGGTTACGGGCTGGCTAACAAGTAA
- a CDS encoding EVE domain-containing protein translates to MNHWLVKSEPHKYSWEKFNEDGRTFWDGVRNYQARNNLRDMREGDLVLFYHSNEGKEVVGVAKVVKESYQDPTTDDKNWVVVDLSPVETLKKTVTLEQIKADEQLQNISLVRQGRLSVMPLKQEEFDRILELGS, encoded by the coding sequence ATGAATCACTGGTTGGTAAAATCTGAGCCCCACAAGTATAGCTGGGAGAAATTTAATGAGGATGGCCGTACTTTTTGGGATGGTGTGCGCAACTATCAGGCCCGCAATAACCTGCGCGATATGCGCGAAGGCGACCTGGTGCTGTTTTACCATAGCAACGAGGGCAAAGAGGTTGTGGGCGTAGCCAAAGTGGTTAAAGAATCATACCAGGATCCAACTACCGATGATAAGAACTGGGTTGTGGTAGACCTGTCGCCGGTTGAAACCTTGAAAAAGACAGTAACACTGGAGCAGATTAAAGCCGATGAGCAGTTACAAAACATCAGCCTGGTGCGCCAGGGGCGCCTATCGGTAATGCCATTGAAGCAAGAGGAGTTTGACCGGATACTGGAGCTGGGCAGCTAG